In the genome of Anabaena sphaerica FACHB-251, the window CAAAAACAGCAATTAAGGTGGGAATGGCGGCTGGATCTTTGGCGGCTGCCAGGTTCTGCACTGCTGTTACCATTTGCGCTGGTGTTTCTGCTAGAGTGACAGCACGAATTAGTTCCTCAGTCATTGGTCAAATATCAATGATTAATAGTCAATAGTCATTGGTTGTTAATCATTTAACTAATGACTAATGTACGGGCGAAGCATTCAGGGGATAAACGCTCAGTTTTTATCAAAGGTTATTTTCTAAATGCTTCGCCCCTACGACTAATGACTATAAAAGTGAATCCATCAGGTTCATGACCCGAATTGCCTGATCAGAAATAGAGAGAGAATCTAACTCATGAGCAATTTGATGCTCTAGTAATCCTTTGAGCGCCATGAGTTTGAAGCTATTTTCTGCCTGAGCCTGGGCGATCGCATCTGCTGCTGCCATATAACCGATTGCTCCCAAATCCCCCAAAATTACACGACGTAATTTCAGGTCACTTTCTTGCAACATTTTCACCAATAGCTCACCATAAGTAGAATCTTGAGTGAGTTGGTACATAGCTCTAGCAGCGGAGCATTGTACCCGTGGGACTGGATGCTTAAGAAAAGGTTGAATTAGGGAAATAGCCTCAGTTGCACCAATAGCTCCCAAGGCTTCTAATACCGCTGTATAGGGCTGGGTGAGATGGGGTAGCCCTGTGACTTGCACGGCCTGGGCAACTCCCCCATCTAGTAGTTTTATCAGTGCTGGTACTGCTGTTTGAGCGCCAAGCATTGCCAAAGATTGGGCTGCGGCTTCACGGACATAATGATCAGAACATTCCAAGCATTTAATC includes:
- a CDS encoding HEAT repeat domain-containing protein, with the protein product MVEPSAEDYSAENGAQLTPEQAIANLQSSDLSLRYYAAWWLGKFRVSQTEAVDALIAALEDKADRTELGGYPLRRNAARALGKLGNPKAVPGLIKCLECSDHYVREAAAQSLAMLGAQTAVPALIKLLDGGVAQAVQVTGLPHLTQPYTAVLEALGAIGATEAISLIQPFLKHPVPRVQCSAARAMYQLTQDSTYGELLVKMLQESDLKLRRVILGDLGAIGYMAAADAIAQAQAENSFKLMALKGLLEHQIAHELDSLSISDQAIRVMNLMDSLL